CGGTGTTAACCCAAGAACAGGAAAGAAACTCACTATTCCTGCAAAACACGTTCCCTACTTTAAAGTTGGAAAAGATCTTAAAGAAACAGTCCAGAAATAGTTTTCCTAAACTTTTTTATCTTTTAAAAAAGGGGGCAACACCCCCTTTAGAACTTTTTACAAAATTTTCAATTTAAAAAAAGTAGTGCCATACTATTTAGAAAATTAATTATAATACTAATAGAGGTGTGGTAATGGCAAATGTCATAGTTAAGTTATTTGCAACGCTAAGCGAAAAAGTAAAGAAACAATCAATCGAAGCTTCAGGAAATACTGTCATAGAAGTTTTAAGGAATATCGTAAAAGATTACCCTGAGCTTAAAAACGAGATACTTAACGAAAATATGGAGCTAAAAGAAGATTACATTTACCTTTTGAACGGAAGAAACGTCCATTTCCTTAATGGTAAAGACACTACCTTAAAAGACAGAGACAAAATATCAATCTTTCCACCAGTTGGCGGGGGTTAATCTTACGGGCATTGTATAATTCCTCTTCCCCAAAGACAGTCTGCACAAGATGGAGTATTGCCAAAACAATCCGCATCTGAAGTAAGAGTAAAATCACAAGAGTCTTTTAAAGGACAATCTGTGCAGGAAGGAAATAAGAAATTCTCAACTTTATACTTGAATCTTTTATAATATAATGAGTTCCAAATGTTGTATAAACTGTCTTTGAAGGCGTTCCCGAAAGAATATGCATTGACTTGTTTTTCCCTTCCATAAACATATTCTGTATAACTGTGCAGTAATCGATAACATGGAGCAACTTCACCATCAGACCTTATGACTATTGCATTTTGTTCTATAAATTGGCATTTTCTTTCAGTTAGAAGGGTAAACTTTGGGAAGATTATTTTAACTCTATATTTTCCAACGTCTTTATTCATTTTGTCTATAAAAGTATCGTAATCAAATGACCCATCGTATAAAATTTCATTTGATAGTTTTCTATTAAAAGGCATGATATTTGATATAATAACTGTTGTTACTCCAAGTTTTGTTGCAAGAGGTAAAATATTTGGTAGGAGGTCAATATTACTTTTCATCGCTACTACTTCAATTTCAACGTTTGGATTAGAAGCTTTCATTTCCTTCTTTAACTCTTGTAGATACATGACGTTATCTTCTACTTTATTAAAATCAGTGCCCCTTATATCTTCGTATATTTTTGAATCTGGAGCATCTATAGAAACGATAATTTTGTCAACACCTAATTTTATCAAGTGACTTGCGTATTTATTTAGCAGTGTGCCATTTGTGCCAAATTCTACTTTAAAACCTTTTTCTTTAGTTACTTTAATGATATCTAAAATTTTTGAGTGAACTAATGGCTCTCCGATACCACCCAAATACACTGTCTCAAGTTTCGGAAATTCCTTTAGGTCATTGATTACTTTTAGATAGTTATCAAAACTCATTTCCAAGACCTTATCTTTCCAAAATCTTCTAAAACACATAATGCAATTAAGATTACACTTGCTTGTTATTTCTATATAAACCTTTTGTAAGTTTCTGTTGTCTTTAAGGACTACTTCGTAGTTTTTGAATATAAGTTTATCTTCGCTCATTTTCGTTTTCCTTTTATAAAAAGGCCCGCAAAAAGCAGGCCTTTTAGATTAAAATAGATTTTTTATAGTCCTAACTCTTTAACTTTTTCCTCTGTAGGTATTCCTTCGTTACTCCAACCTC
The Caldisericaceae bacterium DNA segment above includes these coding regions:
- a CDS encoding tungsten cofactor oxidoreductase radical SAM maturase, producing the protein MSEDKLIFKNYEVVLKDNRNLQKVYIEITSKCNLNCIMCFRRFWKDKVLEMSFDNYLKVINDLKEFPKLETVYLGGIGEPLVHSKILDIIKVTKEKGFKVEFGTNGTLLNKYASHLIKLGVDKIIVSIDAPDSKIYEDIRGTDFNKVEDNVMYLQELKKEMKASNPNVEIEVVAMKSNIDLLPNILPLATKLGVTTVIISNIMPFNRKLSNEILYDGSFDYDTFIDKMNKDVGKYRVKIIFPKFTLLTERKCQFIEQNAIVIRSDGEVAPCYRLLHSYTEYVYGREKQVNAYSFGNAFKDSLYNIWNSLYYKRFKYKVENFLFPSCTDCPLKDSCDFTLTSDADCFGNTPSCADCLWGRGIIQCP
- a CDS encoding MoaD/ThiS family protein, which encodes MANVIVKLFATLSEKVKKQSIEASGNTVIEVLRNIVKDYPELKNEILNENMELKEDYIYLLNGRNVHFLNGKDTTLKDRDKISIFPPVGGG